A genomic window from Pseudoalteromonas piratica includes:
- the nusA gene encoding transcription termination factor NusA: MAKEILLVAEAVSNEKAVPRDKIFEALEFALATATKKKHEGDIDVRVSIDQKTGEYDTFRRWMVVEPQEDGSLEHPFREITLEAAQVDEPEIKLGDFVEEQIESVKFDRITTQTAKQVIVQKVREAERALVVEAYKDQEGEMITGVVKKATRDAIVLDLGNNAEAVIYRDDMLPRENHRPGDRVRGLLYAVKPEARGAQLFVTRSKPDMLIELFRIEVPEIGEEMIEIKSAARDPGSRAKIAVKSNDKRIDPVGACVGMRGARVQAVSTELSNERIDIVLYDDNPAQYVINAMAPAEVASIVVDEDSRSMDIAVEADNLAQAIGRNGQNVRLASQLTGWELNVMTVEDMQKKNEEESDKLISLFTEGLDIDDDFAQFLIQEGFSSLEEVAYVPVSEFLEIQGLDEATVEELRERAKAALTTQALKTEESLEGAEPAEDLLGLEGLDRHLAFVMASKGVVTLEDLAEQGVDELVDITELSEEQAGELIMAARNICWFGDE, translated from the coding sequence ATGGCAAAAGAAATACTTTTGGTGGCAGAAGCTGTTTCGAATGAAAAAGCAGTACCACGAGATAAAATTTTTGAAGCACTAGAGTTCGCACTAGCGACAGCGACAAAGAAAAAGCACGAAGGTGATATTGATGTACGTGTAAGTATCGACCAGAAAACTGGTGAGTACGACACGTTCCGTCGTTGGATGGTAGTAGAACCTCAAGAAGACGGTAGCTTAGAGCATCCATTCCGTGAAATTACCCTTGAAGCTGCACAGGTTGATGAACCAGAAATTAAGCTGGGTGATTTTGTTGAAGAACAAATTGAGTCAGTTAAATTTGACCGTATTACAACACAAACGGCAAAGCAAGTAATCGTACAAAAAGTACGTGAAGCTGAGCGCGCACTCGTTGTTGAAGCATACAAAGATCAAGAAGGCGAGATGATCACAGGTGTTGTTAAAAAAGCAACGCGCGATGCAATTGTACTTGATTTAGGTAATAACGCTGAAGCGGTTATTTACCGTGATGACATGTTACCACGTGAAAACCACCGTCCGGGTGACCGTGTACGTGGTTTATTATACGCAGTTAAGCCTGAAGCGCGCGGTGCACAATTATTTGTGACACGTTCTAAGCCTGACATGCTAATTGAACTTTTCCGCATCGAAGTGCCAGAAATTGGCGAAGAGATGATTGAAATCAAATCAGCTGCACGCGATCCAGGTTCACGTGCAAAGATTGCGGTTAAGTCAAATGACAAACGTATTGATCCAGTAGGTGCGTGTGTTGGTATGCGTGGCGCACGTGTACAAGCCGTATCAACTGAACTTTCAAATGAACGTATTGATATCGTGCTTTACGATGATAACCCAGCGCAATATGTAATTAACGCAATGGCACCAGCTGAGGTAGCCTCGATTGTTGTTGATGAAGATTCGCGTTCAATGGATATCGCTGTAGAGGCCGATAACCTAGCGCAAGCGATTGGTCGTAATGGTCAAAACGTACGTTTAGCAAGCCAGCTAACTGGTTGGGAACTAAACGTAATGACTGTTGAAGATATGCAGAAGAAAAATGAAGAAGAGTCAGACAAACTGATTTCTTTATTCACTGAAGGTCTAGATATCGACGATGATTTCGCTCAGTTCTTAATTCAAGAAGGCTTCTCTTCACTTGAAGAAGTGGCTTACGTGCCAGTTTCTGAATTCCTTGAAATTCAAGGTTTAGACGAAGCAACGGTAGAAGAACTGCGTGAGCGCGCAAAAGCTGCGTTAACTACGCAAGCACTTAAAACAGAAGAGTCTTTAGAAGGTGCAGAGCCAGCAGAAGACTTACTAGGCCTAGAAGGCTTAGATCGTCACCTCGCATTTGTAATGGCGAGCAAAGGTGTAGTTACCCTTGAAGATCTTGCAGAGCAAGGTGTTGACGAACTTGTAGACATTACTGAACTTAGCGAAGAACAAGCGGGTGAGCTAATTATGGCTGCACGTAATATTTGCTGGTTTGGCGACGAATAA
- the rimP gene encoding ribosome maturation factor RimP: MTKLEQDLIAMFEPTIEDMGFELLGLELAQAGRNSTLRVYIDHENGVNVDNCADVSRQISAILDVEDPITNEYNLEVSSPGIDRPLFKPEHFVKATGEEVRLRTKLPQDGRRNFKGDLTQVNGDMITLNIDGADFMIMLSNVEKANIIAKF, encoded by the coding sequence GTGACTAAACTCGAACAAGATTTAATAGCGATGTTTGAGCCTACCATTGAAGATATGGGCTTTGAATTATTGGGCTTAGAGTTGGCGCAAGCGGGCCGCAATTCGACGCTGCGCGTGTATATCGATCATGAAAACGGTGTAAATGTGGATAACTGTGCCGATGTCAGCAGACAAATTAGCGCTATCTTAGACGTTGAAGATCCAATTACTAATGAATACAACTTGGAAGTTTCTTCGCCAGGCATTGACAGACCATTATTTAAACCAGAACACTTTGTTAAAGCCACAGGTGAGGAAGTACGTTTACGTACCAAACTTCCACAAGATGGTCGCCGTAATTTCAAAGGTGACTTAACTCAGGTTAATGGCGATATGATTACGCTTAACATCGATGGTGCAGATTTTATGATCATGCTGTCGAATGTTGAAAAAGCGAACATCATCGCTAAGTTTTAA